The following are from one region of the Colius striatus isolate bColStr4 chromosome Z, bColStr4.1.hap1, whole genome shotgun sequence genome:
- the RCL1 gene encoding RNA 3'-terminal phosphate cyclase-like protein isoform X1, translating to MAGAAAAEAHCLSYAGCNFLRQRLVLATLSGRPLKIRKIRAKEEDPGLRDFEASFIRLIDKVTNGSRIEINQTGTSLYYQPGLLYGGSLEHDCSPSRSIGYYLESLLCLAPFMKHPLKIVLRGVTNDQVDPSVDVLKATALPLLKKFGIDGESLEIKINRRGMPPKGGGEILFACPVRKVLKPLQFTDPGKIKRIRGTAYSVRVSPQMANRMVESARSILNKFLPDIYIYTDHMKGVSSGKSPGFGMCLTAETINGTILSAELASNPQGQGEAVLPEELGQSCAKLLLEEVYRGGCVDSTNQSLALLLMTLGQRDVSKVLLGPLSPYTIEFLRHLRSFFQIMFKIETKTPEEEHVGGEKVLMTCVGVGFSNLSKTMR from the exons ATGGCGGGCGCTGCGGCGGCTGAGGCGCATTGCCTCAGCTACGCTGGCTGTAACTTCCTGCGGCAGCGGCTGGTGCTGGCCACGCTCAGCGGCCGGCCGCTCAAAATCCGCAAGATCCGCGCCAAGGAGGAGGATCCCGGCCTCCGCG ATTTTGAAGCAAGTTTTATTCGACTAATTGACAAAGTGACCAATGGCTCTCGGATTGAAATAAACCAAACAg GTACTTCTTTGTACTATCAGCCTGGACTTCTCTATGGAGGCTCGTTAGAACATGACTGCAGCCCCAGTCGTAGTATTGGCTACTATTTGGAAAGTCTGCTCTGCTTGGCACCTTTCATGAAACATCCACTGAAGATTGTCCTGAGAGGAGTAACAAATGATCAAGTAGATCCTTCA GTTGATGTCCTTAAGGCAACAGCTCTACCCCTGCTGAAGAAGTTTGGAATTGATGGTGAAAGTCTGGAAATCAAG ATCAACCGGAGAGGAATGCCTCCCAAAGGCGGGGGAGAGATACTGTTTGCTTGCCCAGTCAGGAAGGTCTTGAAGCCCCTTCAGTTCACAGACCCTGGCAAAATCAAGCGCATCAGAGGAACTGC ATACTCTGTCAGAGTGTCACCACAGATGGCAAATAGGATGGTGGAATCTGCAAGGAGCATCCTAAATAAATTCCTCCCAGACATTTACATCTACACGGATCATATGAAGGGGGTCAGCTCTGGGAA aTCACCAGGTTTTGGCATGTGCCTTACTGCAGAAACCATCAATGGTACTATCCTCAGTGCTGAGCTAGCTTCAAACCCTCAGGGCCAGGGAGAAGCTGTGCTTCCAGAGGAACTTGGCCAGAGTTGTGCTAAGCTGTTGCTTGAGGAGGTCTACAGG GGAGGGTGTGTAGATTCAACAAATCAGAGCCTTGCTCTGCTCCTCATGACCCTTGGACAACGGGATGTTTCCAAAGTCCTGCTAGGACCTCTCTCTCCATACAC AATTGAGTTTCTACGGCACCTGAGAAGCTTCTTCCAGATTATGTTTAAAATTGAAACAAAGACCCCTGAGGAAGAACATGTTGGTGGGGAGAAAGTCTTAATGACGTGCGTTGGTGTTGGATTTTCCAACCTTAGCAAGACTATGAGATGA
- the RCL1 gene encoding RNA 3'-terminal phosphate cyclase-like protein isoform X2, producing MPPKGGGEILFACPVRKVLKPLQFTDPGKIKRIRGTAYSVRVSPQMANRMVESARSILNKFLPDIYIYTDHMKGVSSGKSPGFGMCLTAETINGTILSAELASNPQGQGEAVLPEELGQSCAKLLLEEVYRGGCVDSTNQSLALLLMTLGQRDVSKVLLGPLSPYTIEFLRHLRSFFQIMFKIETKTPEEEHVGGEKVLMTCVGVGFSNLSKTMR from the exons ATGCCTCCCAAAGGCGGGGGAGAGATACTGTTTGCTTGCCCAGTCAGGAAGGTCTTGAAGCCCCTTCAGTTCACAGACCCTGGCAAAATCAAGCGCATCAGAGGAACTGC ATACTCTGTCAGAGTGTCACCACAGATGGCAAATAGGATGGTGGAATCTGCAAGGAGCATCCTAAATAAATTCCTCCCAGACATTTACATCTACACGGATCATATGAAGGGGGTCAGCTCTGGGAA aTCACCAGGTTTTGGCATGTGCCTTACTGCAGAAACCATCAATGGTACTATCCTCAGTGCTGAGCTAGCTTCAAACCCTCAGGGCCAGGGAGAAGCTGTGCTTCCAGAGGAACTTGGCCAGAGTTGTGCTAAGCTGTTGCTTGAGGAGGTCTACAGG GGAGGGTGTGTAGATTCAACAAATCAGAGCCTTGCTCTGCTCCTCATGACCCTTGGACAACGGGATGTTTCCAAAGTCCTGCTAGGACCTCTCTCTCCATACAC AATTGAGTTTCTACGGCACCTGAGAAGCTTCTTCCAGATTATGTTTAAAATTGAAACAAAGACCCCTGAGGAAGAACATGTTGGTGGGGAGAAAGTCTTAATGACGTGCGTTGGTGTTGGATTTTCCAACCTTAGCAAGACTATGAGATGA